One Williamsia phyllosphaerae DNA segment encodes these proteins:
- a CDS encoding MFS transporter has translation MAISAPINEPTTLTPPTPPAQGLTATLDKIGFTRVQAAVIALLMAGLFFDSLEQNSTGAMGPLIKESLGIGNAQLTLINTATVIGGLVGRLIGGYIADRWGRRIALSLNLLVYTLGGLISAVAVNYEMLLASRFIVGIGLGGEFTVGLAILAEVVATRHRGSLLATLNISSGGIGNIASFGFFLLVLGPLGGVLGGDDHSWRWTYVILALPAVLVVFFRRYLPESPRFLLSKGRVDEANRSLTRLASGSISGLRDPGPTKSFVTADDALPHVKTSYVEVFKGRNLRRTAAIGSASWMSFGAQVTLLFLMPILLVSRGYSLSDSLLFTMIMNIGSLFGACTACYLASRVPRRITVMSAAVLGCIAAIAFAVFAQNVVLILVLGAIFQFFTMLLNTMLSVWTPELFPTSIRAMGASVVNGIGNVAGAVMPFAALFFFDIAGVAGVFFMIAAMYGLLVVAAHFGPETFGKSLEATSETPATIPAAA, from the coding sequence ATGGCCATCAGCGCCCCGATCAACGAACCCACCACCCTCACACCCCCCACCCCACCCGCCCAGGGTCTGACCGCGACGCTCGACAAGATCGGCTTCACCCGTGTGCAGGCGGCGGTCATCGCGCTGCTGATGGCGGGGCTCTTCTTCGACAGCCTCGAGCAGAACTCGACCGGAGCGATGGGGCCGCTCATCAAGGAATCGCTGGGGATCGGCAACGCCCAGCTGACGCTGATCAACACCGCGACGGTCATCGGCGGACTGGTCGGACGACTCATCGGCGGATACATCGCCGACCGCTGGGGCCGACGGATCGCGCTGAGCCTCAACCTGCTGGTCTACACCCTCGGTGGCCTGATCAGCGCGGTCGCCGTCAACTACGAGATGTTGCTGGCCAGCCGGTTCATCGTCGGCATCGGCCTGGGCGGCGAGTTCACCGTGGGCCTGGCGATCCTGGCCGAGGTGGTGGCCACCCGCCATCGCGGTTCACTGCTCGCGACGCTCAACATCTCCTCGGGCGGCATCGGCAACATCGCGTCGTTCGGCTTCTTCCTGCTCGTGCTCGGCCCGTTGGGTGGAGTTCTCGGCGGCGACGACCACTCGTGGCGCTGGACGTACGTGATCCTCGCTCTCCCTGCGGTTCTGGTGGTCTTCTTCCGCCGCTACCTGCCGGAGTCACCGCGCTTCCTGCTCTCGAAAGGACGCGTCGACGAAGCCAACCGCTCACTGACGCGCCTCGCGTCCGGCTCGATCTCCGGTCTTCGCGACCCCGGTCCGACCAAGTCCTTCGTGACCGCCGACGACGCACTCCCGCACGTGAAGACCTCGTACGTCGAGGTGTTCAAGGGGCGCAACCTGCGCCGGACCGCCGCGATCGGTTCCGCGTCCTGGATGTCGTTCGGAGCGCAGGTCACCCTGCTGTTCCTCATGCCGATCCTGCTCGTGTCACGCGGCTACTCGCTGTCGGACTCCCTGCTGTTCACCATGATCATGAACATCGGCAGCCTGTTCGGCGCCTGCACGGCCTGCTACCTCGCGAGCCGTGTGCCTCGTCGGATCACCGTGATGTCGGCCGCGGTCCTGGGCTGCATCGCCGCCATCGCCTTCGCGGTCTTCGCCCAGAACGTGGTCCTGATCCTGGTGCTGGGCGCCATCTTCCAGTTCTTCACGATGCTGCTCAACACCATGCTGTCGGTGTGGACACCCGAGCTGTTCCCCACGTCGATCCGCGCCATGGGCGCCTCGGTCGTCAACGGGATCGGCAACGTCGCCGGCGCCGTCATGCCGTTCGCCGCGCTGTTCTTCTTCGACATCGCCGGGGTCGCCGGGGTGTTCTTCATGATCGCCGCGATGTACGGACTGCTCGTGGTCGCCGCCCACTTCGGGCCCGAGACCTTCGGCAAGTCGCTGGAGGCCACCAGCGAGACCCCGGCAACCATCCCCGCCGCCGCCTGA
- a CDS encoding GntR family transcriptional regulator yields the protein MDQHTIGEDESPGDVIARVIRDDILAGRLAAGERLVEEAIAKQFGVSRVPVREALGQLEGEGFVTIVRYRGATVSTTLRKDNRELLEVRRGLEVLAAQLAAQNRGGAAAAELADVARATSDPVDDRSIGHSFHDLVAVAAGNDQLRELLTTVSRRVAWGLGDDPTASQQDHAVLAAAILRGASVQAGFLMEEHLRRDEHTEDTVDT from the coding sequence GTGGATCAGCACACCATCGGCGAGGACGAATCCCCGGGCGACGTCATCGCGCGGGTGATTCGTGACGACATCCTGGCCGGCCGGTTGGCCGCAGGTGAGCGGCTGGTCGAGGAGGCCATCGCCAAGCAGTTCGGCGTGTCGCGTGTGCCGGTGCGCGAGGCCCTCGGCCAGCTCGAGGGCGAAGGTTTCGTCACCATCGTCCGGTATCGCGGGGCGACGGTGTCGACCACGTTGCGCAAGGACAACCGGGAACTGCTCGAGGTGCGGCGTGGCCTCGAGGTCCTCGCGGCGCAACTCGCGGCCCAGAACCGCGGTGGCGCGGCCGCCGCCGAACTAGCCGACGTCGCCCGGGCGACCTCCGATCCCGTCGACGACCGGTCGATCGGACATTCGTTCCATGATCTCGTCGCCGTCGCCGCCGGCAACGACCAGCTCCGCGAACTCCTCACGACCGTGAGCCGCAGGGTCGCGTGGGGTCTCGGTGACGATCCGACCGCGTCGCAACAGGACCATGCGGTGCTGGCGGCGGCAATCCTGCGCGGCGCCTCCGTGCAGGCAGGGTTTCTGATGGAGGAACACCTGCGCCGTGATGAGCACACTGAGGACACTGTCGACACCTAA
- a CDS encoding ABC transporter substrate-binding protein translates to MSHLSISATAHGLNYLPEYYADHAGLFADRDLTVHAKACDPWTGVLDDLADGTADVALGGIWVPGMYHGTSRELTVFAQLNHQFPKALVTRTEQVGDFEWASLTGKTVLAPGIGGSAPYAITAGMMREAGVDSAGTTFLRDLSTPMFVELFEDGLGDAIILDITTAQSMHDRGTGHIAVEYAEVGGLGPNSVYYCRTDRFDELSERLVAFTSALSDGMAAVRQAPVSELEPLLAEHWPAMPLATLSASCARIQRSRTWDTVRIDGPATDRWMRILAEEAMVRSAPAFADLVDTRIVDAAELVAVG, encoded by the coding sequence ATGTCTCATCTGTCCATCTCCGCCACCGCGCACGGGCTCAACTACCTGCCCGAGTACTACGCGGACCACGCCGGCCTCTTCGCCGACCGTGACCTGACGGTGCACGCGAAGGCCTGCGACCCGTGGACCGGCGTGCTCGACGACCTGGCCGACGGAACCGCCGACGTCGCTCTCGGTGGCATCTGGGTTCCCGGGATGTATCACGGTACGTCCCGAGAGCTGACCGTCTTCGCCCAGTTGAACCATCAGTTCCCCAAGGCACTGGTCACCCGCACCGAACAGGTCGGCGACTTCGAATGGGCGTCGCTGACCGGGAAAACGGTGCTGGCGCCCGGGATCGGCGGCAGCGCGCCGTACGCGATCACGGCCGGGATGATGCGCGAGGCCGGTGTGGACTCGGCGGGAACCACGTTCCTGCGTGACCTGTCGACCCCCATGTTCGTGGAGCTGTTCGAGGACGGTCTGGGTGACGCGATCATCCTCGACATCACCACGGCGCAGTCGATGCACGACCGCGGGACCGGCCATATCGCCGTCGAGTACGCCGAGGTCGGCGGGCTCGGGCCGAACAGCGTGTACTACTGCCGCACAGATCGATTCGACGAACTCAGTGAACGTCTGGTCGCCTTCACGTCGGCGCTGAGTGACGGTATGGCCGCGGTCCGACAGGCGCCGGTCTCCGAGCTCGAACCGCTGCTGGCCGAGCACTGGCCGGCCATGCCGCTCGCGACGCTGTCGGCGTCGTGCGCGCGGATTCAGCGCTCGCGCACCTGGGACACCGTCCGTATCGACGGCCCCGCCACCGATCGGTGGATGCGCATCCTGGCCGAGGAAGCCATGGTGCGGTCCGCACCGGCCTTCGCCGACCTGGTGGACACCCGGATCGTCGACGCGGCCGAGCTGGTAGCGGTCGGCTGA
- a CDS encoding ornithine cyclodeaminase family protein, with translation MTLVLRHSHVAALLDRVAVRDAVEQAHADLSTGAAQNPRPISMHAPEDGAVIGMAAELRTAELVAVKILSDLPGNPAHRRPRQRSTIVVTSSVTGECVALIDGRAITAMRTAATSAVATKHLARADASTLGFVGAGNLAVEHARSVALVRPIDRIVVWSRSASTVDAFREKVADMAIPVVHAESVDHVAAQADILCTLTPSVTPILLGESLRPGMHVNAVGAAPRPDEREVDGHAMARSRVVVDSRATALAKSGDALMAIAEGAITEADIAIELGDVISGKTVGRHADDEITLFDSTGIGLQDLATAALVIGWARAAGVGTDIDMSA, from the coding sequence ATGACCCTGGTGTTGCGGCACTCCCACGTGGCCGCCCTGCTCGACCGTGTCGCAGTCCGCGACGCGGTCGAGCAGGCCCATGCCGACCTGAGTACCGGTGCCGCGCAGAATCCCCGCCCGATCTCCATGCACGCACCCGAGGACGGCGCGGTGATCGGGATGGCGGCCGAACTGCGAACCGCAGAACTCGTTGCGGTGAAGATCCTTTCCGATCTCCCCGGCAACCCGGCCCACCGTCGACCGCGGCAGCGGTCCACGATCGTCGTGACGTCATCGGTCACCGGCGAATGTGTGGCTCTGATCGACGGACGGGCGATCACCGCCATGCGGACCGCCGCGACCAGTGCCGTCGCGACCAAACACCTCGCGCGCGCAGATGCATCGACACTCGGATTCGTCGGAGCCGGCAATCTCGCCGTCGAACACGCACGATCCGTCGCGCTCGTCCGTCCCATCGACCGCATCGTGGTCTGGTCGCGCTCGGCGTCGACGGTCGATGCGTTCCGCGAGAAGGTCGCCGACATGGCGATCCCCGTCGTGCACGCCGAGTCGGTCGATCACGTTGCCGCTCAGGCGGACATCCTCTGCACGCTCACGCCGTCGGTGACACCGATCCTGCTCGGGGAGTCACTTCGTCCGGGGATGCACGTCAACGCGGTCGGCGCCGCGCCGCGACCGGACGAACGCGAGGTGGACGGCCACGCGATGGCCCGATCCCGGGTCGTCGTGGACAGCCGGGCGACAGCACTGGCGAAATCGGGCGACGCGCTGATGGCCATCGCCGAGGGCGCCATCACCGAGGCCGACATCGCCATCGAGCTCGGCGACGTCATCTCCGGAAAGACTGTCGGCCGTCACGCAGACGACGAGATCACGCTGTTCGACTCCACCGGGATCGGCCTGCAGGACCTCGCCACCGCGGCGCTGGTGATCGGGTGGGCGCGTGCCGCCGGCGTCGGCACCGACATCGACATGTCCGCCTGA
- a CDS encoding VOC family protein, whose product MPDRSGSRIDHLNIAVPDLAAAVEFYEPVLASIGISKMLVIPSGYEEGKPGMTGFGLADVKPYFWLVDEGEVGSNMHLAFTVDTRAQVETFYRAALDAGATSLIAPSVHTEYHDDYYGAFVLDPHGINVEAVCHHAI is encoded by the coding sequence ATGCCCGATCGCTCAGGCTCCAGAATCGACCACCTGAACATTGCTGTGCCGGATCTCGCTGCGGCGGTGGAGTTCTACGAACCCGTGCTGGCTTCGATCGGTATCAGCAAGATGCTGGTGATCCCCAGCGGGTACGAGGAGGGCAAGCCCGGCATGACCGGGTTCGGCCTCGCCGATGTCAAGCCCTACTTCTGGCTCGTGGACGAGGGGGAGGTGGGTTCCAACATGCATCTCGCGTTCACCGTCGACACCCGTGCACAGGTCGAGACCTTCTATCGGGCGGCTCTCGATGCGGGGGCCACGTCGTTGATCGCGCCGTCGGTACACACCGAGTACCACGATGACTACTACGGTGCGTTCGTCCTCGACCCACATGGCATCAACGTGGAAGCGGTGTGTCACCACGCGATCTGA